Proteins from a single region of Fundulus heteroclitus isolate FHET01 chromosome 12, MU-UCD_Fhet_4.1, whole genome shotgun sequence:
- the LOC105928360 gene encoding melanocyte-stimulating hormone receptor-like, whose translation MTNTSHVLSPVLPLTSFGNVLVFLFSITLAAAIIYLNVSVLLTILLSRALRSENRFMYMLSTCLSDICTGVSYYYVGALDVKDHYQSPTRTFYIAPTFLGLSFMAILAAQADRYHAIMSPFKYALRMTRNKTLVVIFAYWFYAFFIVAVQNLVPVGTASKVTSIGTFIGNIFVVVIMIGLNIRLFIIATFQLGREPPSEERDNKRSSVYLILLVAGFFLVAWIPLFCHIIVCNFIGTTCYSFRNEGTDPLRILPRINAALTPVLYLRGCKALRVALFSTVWRPCCKNRLLHRQLGPSKIPVQA comes from the exons ATGACTAACACCAGCCACGTCTTGTCTCCCGTGTTGCCTCTGACGAGCTTCGGCAACGTGCTGGTGTTTCTTTTCAGCATCACTTTGGCTGCAGCGATCATCTACCTGAACGTGTCCGTGCTCCTCACCATCCTTCTGAGCAGAGCGCTGCGCAGCGAGAACCGCTTCATGTACATGCTGAGCACCTGCCTCAGCGACATCTGCACCGGCGTCTCCTATTACTACGTCGGTGCGCTCGATGTGAAGGACCATTACCAGTCCCCGACCCGAACCTTTTACATCGCGCCCACGTTCCTGGGCCTGTCCTTCATGGCCATCCTGGCCGCGCAGGCGGACCGGTACCATGCCATAATGTCCCCCTTTAAATACGCCCTGCGCATGACCAGAAACAAGACCCTGGTGGTCATCTTCGCCTACTGGTTCTATGCCTTCTTCATCGTGGCTGTGCAGAACCTGGTCCCGGTAGGGACCGCCAGTAAGGTCACCAGCATCGGTACGTTCATCGGGAACATATTCGTCGTGGTTATAATGATAGGCCTGAACATCAGGCTGTTCATCATCGCCACCTTCCAGCTGGGCAGAGAGCCGCCCTCCGAGGAGAGGGACAACAAGCGCTCCTCGGTGTACCTCATACTGCTGGTGGCTGGGTTTTTCCTGGTCGCCTGGATCCCCTTGTTCTGTCACATTATCGTCTGCAACTTTATTGGCACCACCTGCTACTCCTTTAGGAACGAAGGCACCGACCCCCTTCGCATCCTGCCCAGGATCAACGCTGCGCTGACTCCCGTTCTGTACCTGAGAGGGTGCAAAGCGCTCAGAGTGGCGCTCTTCTCCACGGTGTGGAGACCCTGTTGTAAAAACAG GTTGCTTCACCGACAGCTTGGCCCCTCCAAGATCCCAGTCCAGGCTTAG